A region from the Muribaculum gordoncarteri genome encodes:
- a CDS encoding aminotransferase class I/II-fold pyridoxal phosphate-dependent enzyme has product MTHYSDILNQLQSTGNYREIPADGDFRGIDFSTNDYMGLGNDRELQRQFFDNVDNRAIPMTSSASRLLASRQHEHEALERLLSDLYGRSTLLFNSGYHANTGIISALADSGTYIVADKLVHASIIDGIVLSRAPFTRFRHNDYDHLERILQRIADSHERILVITESIFSMDGDAADIDRLTDIKRRFNNVILYIDEAHAFGAAGHRGLGLSRDNANYNDVDIIVGTFGKAAASSGAFAVVDSTIKNFLINRSRSFIFSTALSPMTCAWTSFVIERLVTMDAERDRLAMLGKHFAEKLSAISAKPVVESHIIPFIVGDASLTVDMSLQLRALGYKVLPIRTPTVPAGTERLRFSLSASMDVSDIDRVVNAIKSIMK; this is encoded by the coding sequence ATGACACATTACAGCGACATTCTAAACCAACTTCAATCCACAGGCAACTACCGTGAGATTCCCGCCGACGGAGATTTCCGGGGCATCGACTTCTCGACCAACGACTACATGGGGCTGGGCAACGACCGGGAGCTGCAAAGGCAGTTTTTTGACAATGTCGACAACCGCGCAATACCCATGACCTCGTCGGCGTCACGCCTGTTAGCTTCACGCCAGCACGAGCATGAAGCGCTTGAGCGGTTGCTCTCTGACCTATACGGTCGCAGCACGTTGCTGTTTAACAGCGGCTACCACGCCAACACCGGAATCATCTCGGCCCTTGCCGATTCGGGAACCTACATCGTGGCCGATAAGCTGGTTCATGCAAGCATAATCGACGGCATAGTGCTGTCACGCGCACCGTTCACAAGGTTCCGTCACAACGATTACGACCATCTGGAGCGGATACTGCAACGCATAGCCGACTCCCACGAGCGCATACTCGTAATAACCGAGTCAATCTTCAGCATGGACGGCGATGCGGCCGACATAGACCGGCTGACCGACATTAAGCGACGCTTCAACAACGTGATTCTCTACATCGACGAGGCCCATGCATTCGGCGCCGCCGGACATCGTGGGTTGGGATTGTCGCGCGACAACGCCAACTACAACGATGTCGACATCATAGTCGGCACATTCGGCAAAGCGGCAGCTTCGTCGGGAGCCTTCGCGGTAGTCGATTCCACAATAAAGAATTTCCTCATCAACCGCTCACGCAGTTTCATATTCTCAACCGCGCTGTCGCCCATGACATGCGCATGGACATCCTTTGTAATCGAGCGGCTTGTCACGATGGATGCTGAGCGCGACCGCCTGGCCATGCTCGGAAAGCACTTTGCCGAGAAGCTTTCGGCCATCTCAGCGAAACCGGTTGTGGAGAGCCACATAATACCCTTCATCGTAGGCGATGCATCGCTTACGGTCGACATGTCATTGCAGCTTCGCGCACTCGGCTACAAAGTGCTGCCGATACGCACCCCCACAGTCCCGGCCGGAACCGAACGACTGAGATTCAGCCTTAGCGCATCGATGGATGTCAGCGACATCGACAGAGTTGTAAATGCAATAAAAAGCATCATGAAATGA
- a CDS encoding pimeloyl-ACP methyl esterase BioG family protein: MKQEFITRHSGNRRLILIFLGWGMTDAVLNSVERLDGYDIMAVWDYRDESFDAEIINSYREIFVFAWSFGVFMAARTLARNSSLPVALKVAINGTLNPVHDTLGIPSAIFHGTLAGLNERSLAKFYRRMCSDISQFNEFKGNYPERDIDGLKDELTAIERYAADGSPLDTSWHRVIIAADDRIFPPENMAKAWEHTPRTSKIAGGHLPQWQKILESEIINKKAVGEKFESSASTYDENAIVQNRIAATLWKLWRENMTSQPCSILEIGAGTGMLTREYAPVLTDADITTWDLTNAIRPLPTGKAVTGDAEELVYDALPDSFDTIVSASTFQWFNSLPMFLNNASRIMRRGGILAFSTFGHDNMKELSAITGSSLRYFSKQELCDMIPEGFEICEALEERITMYFNSPRDILVHLRDTGVNGVYTPSNNLARIMHEYPRHDEGCPLTYHPIYIIARKK, encoded by the coding sequence ATGAAGCAGGAATTCATAACCCGTCATAGTGGAAACCGCAGGCTCATACTCATCTTCCTGGGATGGGGCATGACCGATGCCGTGCTCAATTCGGTTGAACGGCTCGACGGCTATGACATCATGGCTGTGTGGGACTACCGCGACGAATCGTTTGATGCCGAAATCATCAACTCCTATCGTGAGATATTCGTATTCGCATGGTCGTTTGGCGTATTCATGGCCGCACGCACCCTTGCACGCAACAGTTCACTCCCAGTAGCGCTGAAGGTGGCGATAAACGGCACACTGAATCCCGTTCACGACACACTCGGCATACCCTCGGCCATATTCCACGGAACACTTGCCGGATTGAACGAGCGATCACTCGCAAAGTTCTATCGCCGGATGTGCAGCGACATCTCCCAATTCAACGAGTTCAAGGGCAACTATCCCGAACGTGACATCGACGGCCTCAAAGATGAGTTGACAGCAATCGAGCGTTACGCAGCCGACGGCTCACCGCTCGACACTTCATGGCACCGCGTAATCATCGCTGCCGACGACAGGATATTCCCTCCTGAAAACATGGCGAAGGCGTGGGAACACACTCCACGCACAAGCAAAATCGCAGGCGGGCATCTCCCGCAATGGCAAAAGATACTAGAGAGCGAAATAATCAACAAGAAGGCTGTAGGTGAAAAATTTGAGAGCAGCGCCTCGACCTACGATGAAAACGCGATTGTCCAGAATCGCATAGCCGCTACCTTGTGGAAACTTTGGCGCGAGAACATGACATCGCAGCCGTGCAGCATACTTGAAATAGGTGCCGGAACGGGAATGTTGACAAGAGAATATGCACCGGTGCTGACCGATGCCGACATAACCACCTGGGACTTGACCAATGCGATACGCCCGCTTCCGACCGGCAAAGCGGTCACAGGCGACGCCGAGGAGCTTGTCTACGACGCTCTCCCCGACAGCTTCGACACAATCGTGTCGGCTTCAACATTCCAATGGTTCAACTCTCTGCCCATGTTCCTGAACAACGCATCACGCATCATGCGACGGGGCGGCATACTGGCATTCTCGACATTCGGCCACGACAACATGAAGGAGCTGTCGGCGATAACCGGCTCATCATTGCGATATTTCAGCAAGCAGGAGCTGTGTGACATGATTCCTGAAGGATTTGAAATATGCGAAGCTCTTGAAGAGCGGATTACAATGTACTTCAATTCGCCGCGTGACATACTGGTGCATCTGCGCGACACCGGAGTTAACGGAGTGTACACTCCGTCCAACAACCTCGCACGCATAATGCACGAATATCCGCGACACGACGAAGGATGTCCGTTGACCTATCATCCAATCTACATAATTGCAAGAAAAAAATAA
- the bioD gene encoding dethiobiotin synthase yields the protein MGKTIFISGIDTDAGKTYATGWLAKNYMDKGLSVATQKFIQTGNKEFSEDIEAHRKIMGIEMLPEDIDHTTAPIIFNYPASAQLAARIDGREIDLSLVDKSRETLSSRYDILLIEGAGGLMVPITDDYFTIDYVADRNLPIILVTNGILGSINHTILSLEAISKRNIKLHSVIYNTHFDKDKVIAEDTLGFIQRYVAKHFPNSEVLVM from the coding sequence ATGGGAAAGACAATTTTCATATCGGGCATCGACACCGATGCCGGAAAGACATACGCCACAGGATGGCTGGCAAAAAACTACATGGACAAAGGGCTCTCGGTAGCCACTCAAAAGTTTATCCAGACAGGCAACAAGGAGTTCTCGGAGGACATTGAAGCCCATCGCAAAATAATGGGCATAGAGATGCTGCCCGAGGACATCGACCACACTACCGCTCCGATAATATTCAACTATCCCGCGTCGGCCCAGCTGGCGGCCCGAATCGACGGCAGGGAGATTGACCTGTCGCTTGTCGACAAAAGCCGTGAAACACTGTCGTCGCGCTACGACATATTGCTTATCGAGGGTGCCGGCGGACTGATGGTGCCCATAACCGACGACTACTTCACGATCGATTACGTGGCCGACCGGAATCTGCCCATAATACTTGTGACCAACGGCATTCTCGGCTCGATAAATCACACCATACTGTCGCTCGAGGCGATCAGCAAGCGCAACATCAAGCTACATTCGGTAATCTACAACACCCACTTCGACAAGGACAAGGTAATTGCCGAGGACACGCTCGGATTCATACAACGATATGTAGCTAAACATTTTCCCAATAGCGAAGTGCTGGTCATGTAG
- a CDS encoding 3'-5' exonuclease has translation MNVKTIILSISKEQLAALPTVTYPGHIVVVNTVEQATSALEIIKRYPVVGFDTETKPSFRKGRTNQVALIQISTGDCCYLFRINKFGFIPELCRLIEDESTTKVGLSLKDDFQVLHKIQEFSPKGFIDLQSMVKEYNIQDCSLQKIYGIIFNERISKSQRLSNWEASTLTAPQQIYASIDAWTCLKIYNHLISGNFKPEESPYKQSQESQ, from the coding sequence ATGAATGTCAAAACTATAATACTATCAATATCAAAAGAGCAGCTTGCAGCTCTACCGACCGTTACCTACCCGGGGCACATCGTGGTAGTGAATACGGTAGAGCAGGCAACGAGCGCCCTTGAGATAATAAAGAGGTATCCCGTAGTAGGCTTTGACACTGAAACCAAACCTTCATTCCGCAAAGGACGCACCAATCAGGTGGCTCTAATACAAATATCTACGGGAGATTGCTGCTATCTTTTCCGAATAAATAAATTCGGTTTTATCCCTGAATTGTGCCGATTGATCGAGGACGAATCGACAACCAAAGTGGGACTGTCGTTAAAAGACGATTTTCAGGTTCTGCACAAGATTCAGGAGTTCTCTCCTAAAGGTTTTATAGACCTTCAAAGCATGGTAAAGGAGTATAACATACAGGATTGCAGCCTGCAGAAGATATATGGCATAATATTCAACGAGCGCATTTCCAAGAGCCAAAGGCTATCCAACTGGGAAGCATCGACACTCACCGCTCCCCAGCAGATATATGCCTCAATCGACGCCTGGACATGCCTCAAGATATACAATCACCTTATATCAGGAAACTTCAAACCCGAAGAATCACCATATAAACAATCACAAGAATCTCAATAA
- a CDS encoding TonB-dependent receptor domain-containing protein, with the protein MVTYISAGAYEYSYTFNNVPISDAIVRISKDHPEINISFIYKELDNYTVSAKINTDDVYDALRQTIGINPVSVIKKGDDYYVEAFQHGHYTIHGRVVDGDKEPMVAGVIYILSGDEVKPLTYGITDNDGAFKIPCDSNDVTLKISYLGYDDFSMKVPPSGNCGVISLSESPVKLQNVVVEGELPMTRIVGNAMITTIANTVLASAGTANDVLAGIPLVFGSDGNYSVFGRGSAVIYINNKVVTNPSALDQLSSSEIKSIEVISNPGAKYSAETNAVIRIVTLPPKGEGFSIALYNRLKVAHFALNTDNVSLKYRHGGLEIFANGYFHGGKRRFHDVPSMTTYGESVFEQLINAYTINTIRNFSGKIGFNYQIGENHSFGGYFESGSMKAKPNGRIESVVTNDGKPYEKLSTIQSAVERTMPSHEANVYYSGKIGEGYVDFNADYVENNSKKDFTHFESDENNSERTVITDADNRKRLLAEKLNVSYPLWNGQIEVGEEYTNSKVSYNSVYTGADISGSDTRINEDNISAFVELTQTFGKFQTGLGVRFEHVRYKYYEGGRLDEDRSRTYNNWFPSVFASTKIGRVGLSLNITSRTTRPSYYQLDGALQYINRYSYQSGDPSLKPVDIYSVQLMAQWSCFFAQAIYSYEKNPIFYTAHRYNDDPLVKLIKFENSKARHKYQFAIGAQPHVGCWSPQPTIGVYCSRYATRFLDREMKLNRPILIFNWDNAISLPHGWIIDADFMVQTSGSAENCYLKARSYLNFGVRKSFFDDMFSIQFNANDIFDTNNERIVMYNGDIKVTTVNYQESRNVMLTLRYNINTSRSKYKGTGAGQAEKNRM; encoded by the coding sequence ATGGTGACCTATATTTCGGCCGGTGCTTATGAATATTCCTATACATTCAACAATGTGCCTATATCTGATGCCATAGTGCGAATCAGTAAAGATCACCCCGAAATAAACATCTCGTTCATCTACAAGGAACTTGACAACTACACTGTATCGGCTAAAATCAACACTGATGATGTTTATGACGCATTGCGCCAAACAATCGGAATAAACCCCGTTTCGGTGATAAAGAAAGGTGACGATTACTATGTCGAAGCCTTTCAGCATGGCCACTACACCATACATGGCCGTGTTGTGGATGGCGATAAAGAGCCGATGGTGGCCGGTGTCATATACATTTTGTCGGGCGATGAAGTAAAACCGTTGACCTACGGTATCACTGACAATGACGGAGCTTTCAAAATTCCGTGTGACAGCAATGATGTTACGTTGAAAATATCATATCTCGGATATGATGATTTTTCAATGAAGGTTCCTCCATCGGGTAATTGTGGAGTTATATCACTCTCTGAAAGTCCGGTGAAGTTGCAGAATGTTGTTGTGGAAGGCGAATTGCCCATGACCCGCATAGTCGGAAACGCAATGATTACAACCATAGCCAACACGGTGCTTGCAAGTGCCGGAACAGCCAATGATGTACTTGCCGGAATTCCTCTTGTCTTCGGCTCTGACGGTAATTATTCGGTTTTTGGACGAGGTTCGGCGGTAATATACATCAACAACAAGGTTGTTACTAATCCGAGTGCGCTTGACCAATTAAGCTCTTCCGAAATCAAGTCCATCGAGGTTATAAGTAATCCCGGAGCCAAGTATTCGGCTGAAACTAATGCCGTTATCCGCATTGTCACTCTTCCTCCTAAGGGCGAGGGATTCAGTATTGCGCTGTATAATAGGCTAAAAGTGGCCCATTTCGCTTTGAACACCGATAATGTGTCATTGAAGTATCGGCATGGAGGATTGGAGATTTTTGCCAATGGGTATTTCCATGGTGGAAAGAGGCGGTTTCATGATGTCCCAAGCATGACAACCTATGGTGAAAGTGTTTTTGAGCAACTTATTAATGCTTATACTATAAACACTATTCGGAATTTTTCAGGCAAAATAGGATTCAATTACCAGATAGGCGAGAATCATTCGTTTGGTGGATATTTTGAAAGCGGCAGCATGAAAGCCAAGCCGAATGGCAGGATCGAATCGGTCGTGACCAATGACGGAAAACCCTACGAGAAGCTGTCCACTATACAGTCGGCTGTTGAAAGGACAATGCCATCACATGAAGCCAATGTATATTATAGCGGCAAAATCGGGGAGGGTTATGTTGACTTTAATGCCGACTATGTAGAGAATAATTCAAAAAAGGATTTTACACATTTTGAATCTGACGAAAACAATAGTGAGCGGACGGTGATTACTGACGCCGACAATCGCAAAAGGTTGTTGGCCGAAAAACTCAATGTGTCTTATCCTCTATGGAATGGTCAAATCGAAGTGGGTGAGGAGTACACTAATTCCAAAGTGAGTTATAATTCAGTTTACACGGGAGCCGATATTTCGGGAAGCGATACAAGAATCAATGAGGACAATATTTCGGCATTTGTCGAGTTGACACAGACTTTCGGAAAATTTCAGACCGGATTGGGCGTCCGTTTTGAGCATGTACGTTACAAATACTATGAGGGCGGCCGCCTTGACGAAGATCGTAGCCGGACATATAACAACTGGTTCCCTTCGGTTTTTGCATCCACCAAAATAGGACGAGTGGGATTGTCGCTTAACATAACAAGTCGAACAACTCGCCCCTCTTATTATCAGCTTGACGGTGCGCTGCAATATATAAACAGATATAGCTATCAGAGTGGCGACCCTTCACTAAAACCGGTCGACATATACTCCGTGCAACTGATGGCACAATGGAGCTGTTTCTTTGCTCAGGCAATATACTCTTATGAAAAGAATCCTATATTTTATACGGCTCACCGCTACAACGATGACCCGTTGGTGAAGCTTATCAAATTTGAAAACAGTAAGGCGCGTCATAAATATCAGTTTGCCATAGGTGCGCAACCCCATGTAGGTTGCTGGTCACCACAGCCCACAATTGGCGTATATTGCAGTCGTTACGCCACTCGTTTTCTTGACCGGGAAATGAAGCTTAATCGACCGATTCTGATTTTCAATTGGGATAACGCCATATCTCTTCCTCATGGATGGATAATCGATGCCGATTTTATGGTACAGACTTCGGGAAGCGCCGAAAATTGCTATCTTAAGGCGAGAAGCTACCTTAATTTCGGAGTGCGTAAATCATTCTTCGATGACATGTTTTCTATTCAATTTAATGCCAACGATATATTTGACACAAATAATGAGCGCATAGTGATGTACAATGGCGATATTAAGGTCACCACGGTAAATTATCAGGAATCCCGAAATGTAATGCTTACACTGCGATACAACATCAACACTTCCCGCTCCAAGTACAAGGGCACCGGTGCCGGGCAAGCCGAAAAGAACCGCATGTGA
- a CDS encoding DUF4974 domain-containing protein encodes MNSNLDDPKGTSKYALVLDIIEHPERYTEEKLNEIFSDSELREIYNLLCKTDSAIEVDKAVDVDAEWEAFSRKHTVNPRRYLLWFGSRAASIAALVCTSIVAVAAGIAVTVAVIERKPQSTTVNDVDRLESPVVASADSLITAPADTIISAAGPIMFENEPLEAIMETVARAYGVEVKFNSRETASLHLYYRLDPALPLDEVVSQLNTFERIDIKQEDDTLIID; translated from the coding sequence ATGAACAGTAATTTAGACGATCCGAAGGGCACCAGTAAATATGCCCTTGTGCTTGACATTATCGAGCATCCCGAGAGATATACCGAGGAGAAACTGAATGAAATATTCTCCGATTCTGAGTTAAGGGAAATCTACAATCTCCTCTGCAAGACCGATTCAGCAATAGAGGTTGACAAAGCTGTTGATGTCGATGCCGAGTGGGAGGCTTTTTCTCGTAAGCACACTGTAAATCCTCGTCGTTACCTTTTGTGGTTTGGAAGTCGCGCAGCCTCGATTGCGGCGTTGGTATGCACTTCCATTGTGGCGGTCGCTGCAGGAATTGCTGTCACTGTTGCTGTGATAGAGCGCAAGCCTCAATCAACAACTGTAAATGATGTCGATCGTCTGGAATCACCGGTTGTAGCATCAGCCGATTCCTTAATAACTGCACCGGCCGATACGATAATATCGGCAGCAGGGCCTATAATGTTTGAAAATGAGCCTCTTGAAGCAATAATGGAAACGGTTGCCAGGGCTTACGGTGTTGAAGTGAAGTTCAACAGTAGAGAAACCGCATCCCTGCATCTCTATTATAGACTTGACCCGGCATTGCCTCTCGATGAAGTAGTGTCGCAGCTTAATACATTTGAGCGCATAGATATAAAACAAGAAGATGACACATTAATTATTGATTGA
- a CDS encoding RNA polymerase sigma factor, translated as MTSRNDIERLFKAHYAKMHRLAVALLHDEDLACDIVHDVFAALLSGDMRVAALADADITLAGGYLLKAVRNRCLNHIRDCEIHQRIANRYFLDNEEYDTEDWPDDETIARIYALIKSDISSQARKVMELRFSEGMPFARIAAAMGISETAVYRHLSHALTVIRQKLNENEQ; from the coding sequence ATGACAAGCAGAAATGACATAGAGAGGCTTTTCAAAGCTCATTATGCGAAAATGCATCGATTGGCTGTTGCACTCCTGCACGACGAGGATCTTGCATGTGACATTGTACATGATGTCTTTGCAGCCTTGTTGAGCGGAGATATGCGGGTTGCAGCCCTGGCCGATGCCGACATCACTCTTGCCGGAGGTTATCTTCTTAAAGCGGTAAGAAACCGTTGCCTTAACCACATCAGGGATTGTGAGATTCATCAGCGCATAGCCAATCGCTACTTTCTCGACAACGAGGAATACGACACCGAGGATTGGCCTGATGATGAAACCATTGCTCGCATATACGCTCTTATAAAGTCGGATATATCCTCACAGGCCCGCAAGGTGATGGAACTTCGGTTTTCCGAGGGAATGCCGTTTGCCCGAATCGCTGCTGCAATGGGCATAAGTGAAACAGCCGTCTATCGTCATCTAAGTCATGCATTAACTGTCATCCGTCAAAAGCTCAATGAAAATGAACAGTAA